A genomic segment from Bubalus bubalis isolate 160015118507 breed Murrah chromosome 5, NDDB_SH_1, whole genome shotgun sequence encodes:
- the FAM72A gene encoding protein FAM72A, translating into MSTSSCSFKDRRVSILCCKFCKQVLSSRGMKAVLLADTEIDLFSTDIPPTNAVDFIGRCYFTEICKCKLKDIACLKCGNIVGYHVIVPCCSCLLSCNNGHFWMFHSQAVYGINRLDSTGVNFLLWGNLPEVEENTDEDVLDISAEECIR; encoded by the exons ATGTCTACCAGCAGCTGTAGTTTCAAGGACCGGCGCGTGTCCATCCTGTGTTGCAAATTCTGTAAACAAGTGCTCAGCTCTAGGGGAATGAAGGCTGTTTTGCTGGCTGACACTGAAATAGACCTTTTCTCTACAGACATCCCTCCTACCAA TGCAGTGGACTTCATTGGAAGATGCTATTTCACTGAAATCTGCAAATGTAAACTGAAGGACATCGCATGTTTAAAATG TGGGAACATTGTAGGTTATCACGTGATTGTTCCATGTTGTTCCTGCCTTCTTTCCTGCAACAACGGACACTTCTGGATGTTTCACAGCCAGGCAGTTTATGGTATTAACAGACTAGACTCTACTG GTGTAAATTTCCTACTTTGGGGCAACTTGCCAGAGGTAGAAGAGAATACAGATGAAGACGTGTTAGATATCTCAGCGGAGGAGTGTATTAGATGA